A part of Streptomyces sp. NBC_00557 genomic DNA contains:
- a CDS encoding DUF6262 family protein — protein sequence MTSTESSLDARVARLRQARQADSETKTIRTQGAIRDLLNAGQRISFARVAREADVSIWFIYNTPAINAAIRNAMSDQAQHGREAAAVPRPERATPAGLHADLALACEEIQELKRERDALKRRVQLALGAEIDNAAHTDLVRRIQDLERQNQALTRNFAEADARAERLAGQREEAEETTGSLRLALRKAMRAVP from the coding sequence GTGACCAGCACTGAATCGTCCCTCGATGCCCGCGTAGCCCGCCTACGCCAGGCCCGCCAGGCGGACAGCGAAACCAAGACCATCCGCACGCAAGGCGCCATCCGTGACCTGCTCAACGCCGGACAACGCATCTCCTTCGCCCGGGTGGCACGCGAAGCAGACGTGTCGATCTGGTTCATCTACAACACACCCGCCATCAACGCTGCGATCCGCAATGCCATGAGCGACCAGGCCCAACACGGCAGGGAAGCAGCCGCAGTGCCCCGACCCGAGCGGGCCACGCCCGCCGGTCTGCACGCCGACCTCGCACTCGCCTGCGAAGAGATCCAGGAACTCAAACGCGAGCGCGACGCCTTGAAGCGTCGCGTCCAGCTCGCCCTGGGTGCGGAAATCGACAACGCGGCCCACACCGACCTCGTCCGCCGGATCCAGGACCTGGAACGCCAGAATCAGGCTCTGACCAGAAATTTCGCCGAGGCCGACGCCCGTGCTGAAAGACTCGCCGGACAACGGGAAGAAGCGGAAGA